In one window of Scylla paramamosain isolate STU-SP2022 chromosome 36, ASM3559412v1, whole genome shotgun sequence DNA:
- the LOC135090984 gene encoding uncharacterized protein LOC135090984 isoform X2: MPYALISVAFSIGFTIGPTVGPAFSHWGNTGWFAASAVYAPTLAVANIIFFAVFFQESLPELEEVRKRQEEERKAWDYMYQGRQWRCTWMRDCHCHPGLSGGCAEELLPGAELVHLHGV, translated from the exons ATGCCATAT GCACTGATCAGCGTAGCATTCAGCATAGGCTTCACCATCGGGCCAACTGTGGGGCCCGCGTTCTCCCACTGGGGAAATACTGGGTGGTTCGCGGCCTCGGCTGTCTACGCACCCACTCTTGCTGTggctaacataatattctttgctgtcttcttcCAGGAATCGCTGCCTGAG ctggaggaggtgaggaagaggcaggaggaggagcgcaAAGCCTGGGACTACATGTACCAGGGCAGGCAGTGGAGGTGCACATGGATGCGAGATTGTCATTGCCACCCCGGGCTGTCTGGTGGATGTGCTGAAGAACTGCTACCTGGTGCTGAACTAGTGCACCTACATGGTGTTTGA
- the LOC135090984 gene encoding probable ATP-dependent RNA helicase DDX23 isoform X1 has protein sequence MTDMSFKPDMQKILKFMLMTNEKPDSEDEDKLLQNFLSKHKFRQTVMLTATMPPAVERMAHQYLHCPANVCIDSVVKLVEHVQQVVYIVTEQNCKKLLDILKCGSTVPILTFVNQKGTDVLICSLEKLGHNATMLHGGKGQEQ, from the coding sequence ATGACAGACATGAGCTTCAAGCCAGACATGCAAAAGATCCTGAAGTTCATGCTGATGACGAATGAGAAGCCTGACAGCGAGGATGAGGACAAGCTGCTGCAGAACTTCCTGTCCAAACACAAGTTCCGGCAGACAGTCATGCTCACAGCTACCATGCCGCCTGCCGTGGAGCGCATGGCGCACCAGTACCTGCACTGCCCTGCCAATGTGTGCATTGACTCAGTGGTCAAGCTGGTGGAGCATGTGCAGCAGGTGGTGTACATAGTGACAGAGCAGAACTGCAAGAAGCTGCTGGACATCCTCAAATGTGGCAGCACTGTGCCCATTCTCACTTTTGTCAACCAGAAGGGCACGGACGTCCTCATCTGCAGCCTGGAGAAGCTTGGCCACAACGCTACCATGCTGCATGGGGGCAAGGGGCAGGAGCAGTGA